CGTGTATCGGCCGGATGAAGGCTACTGTCAAGCCCAGGCTCCTGTGGCTGCGGTCCTGCTGATGCACATGCctgcagaggtgtgtgtgtgtgtgtttggttacTCTTTCTTAAGACGTTTCTTTCCTGGTTCATACAAGTATGTAGAATGTATCTGCTCGTGTGAAAAAGACTTTTGTGTAAGTCCCTTTAACATAGCagccatttttttaattttgtttttgtcccGTTAGCGTTGCCTAATTCAGtgctgatctctctctctctctctctctctctctctctctctctctctctctcctatacGTATATATGCTGTAATGAACCCTTACTTTATTAAGTATCCTCGAGCGCTGCATCTGAGCAGTCTGCTACAGCAGTAATATTGCGTATACGCATCACTTCTGCATGTAATAAAGGAGACAGGAAGCCGGTTGCTGTAAATAGCGCTCACACCGATGGAGATCATGTtatctgatgatgatgactgaAATGTCCAGCGTGTGTTTTAAcagatttgattatttatttatttatttattttacatttctcagCAAGCGTTTTGGTGTCTGGTTCAGATTTGTGAGAAATACCTGCCCGGCTACTACAGCGCTGGACTGGTGAGGATGAATCATATTTTTCAGCAGTAATAAATCCTCTAATGAAAACGAACCCCGTTTTattcatattgttttatttgtttttttttttttattattcaagaaTCTGTCGTTCAGAAACCGTGACACTAGGGATCAATACATTTaccataaaaataaagaaaatgctgctgtttgtttgttttcttctcctCCAGGAAGCAATCCAGCTTGACGGAGAGATTTTCTTCTCTCTGCTGAGGCGCGTGTGCCCCATGGCCTACCGCCATCTGAAGAAGTTTAAGATCGACCCCATCCTGTACATGACCGAGTGGTTCATGTGCATCTTTTCCCGCACGCTACCGTGGTCCTGCGTCCTCCGCGTCTGGGACATGTTCTTCTGCGAAGGTGAGACGGAAGAAGGaggggaaagggaaaaaaaaaaaaaagagagcgagatgCGATGTGATGATGCATGTCGTCGGGAGGGGgggaaagaaaatacaaattcaCTGCATCTCTGGCTTTAAAACggcaaaaatgtttattttttttaccatttagaTTTACACTAAGGTCGTtttggtggcttagtggttaaggcacTGGGTTaccgatcagaaggtcaggagttcaagccccaacaccGTCGAGCTGCCACTGTCGGGGCTTTAATCAAAGGGCTCTGTCTcctggctgaccctgtgctcagACCCCCAACTTCCCAGGATATGCAAAGAGAAGAATTtaactgtattgtattgtgtatgtAACCAATAAAggctttctcctcctcctccttcttcttcttcaccttcacacTTCACACGTATGTGAAGCTCTTTTTGAGACCAGAGAACCGATCCCTCGTCCTATTGAAAACAGTGGCCTGGGGTTCTCTTCCACCAAACCACGGCACAGTCCACATCGTGTGTGGAAGCTGTTCACACGCAGAGTAAAGTGACTGGTTCGTCTTGTCAGGTTACTTCCTGTTACTACTTTTGTGATGCTGGGAAAAGGGTTATTATGGTTACTGATATAAAGGGCTCATcgagtgatgtttttttaaaaacggcGATGGATGAACCCATTTTGCAAACCTGCATGCACGAAAGTGACACTTGCGTAAACAATCCGTGGTTCAGAAAGTCTTCATCTGTGTGAATTATGAATCACGCCCCTGAACAAGCCTAGAATCGGTCTGTCGCGAGCGTGGACTCGAGGATTCGGACCAGTGTACTAAAGCCGCGTTCGCGTAAGAGGAGTGCGTTTCCTCCTGATGTAAAAGATAAGAataaaggatatatatatatatatcctaatGCGGCGTGCTGTCTCGAGGTAGCGATGTATATCGAACAGCAGAAAGTCATGTCCGGGTTGCggtgctgtaggaaaataatcaacagtgaaGTGGTGTTCTGAAGATGCACACACAACCGGTGCTTCAGGAGATCGCAGGATACGCAAGGCGGCCATTTTCCCACATGTATCCGTAGTGAAGACGTTTATATTAATCTAAGTCTGCTTACTAActtatagtgtgtatgtgtgtgtgtgtgcaggggtGAAGATCGTGTTCCGTGTGGGTCTGGTCTTACTGAAGCAGATGCTGGGTTCTGTGGATAAACTGCGGGAGGTACAGGGAATGTATGAGACCATGGAGCGCCTGAGGAACATCTCGCCGGACAGCATCAGAGAGGAAATGCTGGTTCACGAggtcactacacacacacacacacacgaacgcaCAAATTTTTACACTTCAGCCAGGCGTAAGCTTAAATTCACAATTAGTAAGCCATCTATTTCAACCTTGGGCGTATGCTGAGCAGGTTTTTACATAGAATTGATCctaagctccgcctctttttctttaaaaaaaagaatatgtaTCTGCTCCGCACCAGTTAGTGTCTGAAACTTGTTCTCAGCAGACATGCCGTCTTGTTCCTAGGAAATGCCCTGCTCCAGAATATAGACTTCTGGAcaggtgtgtttttgtgtgtgttagagttCATCATCTGTAGACAGATACCGTAACCAAAGGGTTCTGTCTTCCTTTTCCTCCGACAGGTCACTGTCGTGCCTGTAACCGAGGCTTTGATCGAGAGGGAGTGCGCCATCCAGGTGAAGAAGTGGCGCGAGTCTCGCGGTGCCCTGACACACCAGCCGGGCCGCAGGCTTCACGGCACGCGGGACATCCACGAGCAAAAGCGCCGCGCCGCCGCCATCAGTTCCGGGGGAAGCTTGTCCTTCCTGGGCAGCTCCATGTCCTCTCCTCCGCCCGGCCCCCTGCGCTCCTCTTCCAGCCTCCTCTCTCTTCCCGGTTTCCGGAAATCCAAAAATCCGTTCTCTTACGGTAAAAAAAGCTCTTTTTCTGGGGAAACGCAGGTGTTTGGAGGCGGGACTCCTATAATGATAACCTCGTCTGGTCCACCACGCCCACCTGTTTCTGCCGCGGCCCCGCCCGCCGGAGGTGCAGGAGCGCAGAGGCCTAGTCCTTTAGTGGCGAAACCCCCGACGGCACCAAAATCTCCAGTGTCAAATTCTGGGCCAGAATTAACATCGGCGCCGAAATCTGAACCGGAACCGACGTCGGCGCCGAAATCTGGACCGGAACCACCATCGGCGCCGAAATCTGAACCGGAACCGACGCCATCGCCGAAGTCTGAACCGACCCCGGCGCCAAAATCTGAACCGGAACCTACACCAGAATCTGCAGCAAAACCCACATCAGAACCAGCATCAGTGTCGAAATCCAGCGAGGAACCCGCTCCTCCGTCGATCCCGAACCAACTCCAGCCCCCCAGAGTAGTCTCGGAACAAGTCACGCCCACGATCCCGTCTCCCACGGCCAACAACGTGCCTCTGCCTCTCTGCGAGGACGagggcaagaagaagaagaagaagagcaaggaggagaagaagaaggagaaggaggaggagaagctgAAGGCGCGAGAGAAGAAGGAACGCGATAAGGCGGAGAAGGAGAAGGcgaggaaggagaaagagagggccgagaaggagaaggagaaggccgagaaggagaaggagaaggccgagaagaagaaggagaaagtcGGCAAAAAGAAGGACAAGGCCGCAAGCGCCGAGGCGGAGGAGAAGAACGGAGCCGCGGCAGCCAAACACGCGGCCTAGCTTTCTGAACTAAAAAGGCGAATAGAGCACAAAGGAAGGGAGGATTTACATCTTAAAGAGAATTGGATCACGTTTTATGGCTCTGAATCCtctcatttacattcacatccaTTAGAAGAGATATTAAAACACGCGCACCTGCACACAGTCAGTCTGTACATAGATCAATAGGTCGTTATTTAGTAAGACGTCCAACCATAAAACATTCATCCGATCCCTCTAAATCGGACAGCGACCCCAATAGACATTGTCCTCGCCGTAGACTTAACAACGAGCCCGTATTTATGAACATGTCTGTTAGCGTGTGCTTGTGCGTGTTTACATGTTCGTGTAGTGTAGTGTCGCTGTCCGGTGTTTCTGACTTGACCCGTAGGAGGCGCTCTTTTTCATCCTTCAGGAAGAAAtggaaagagggggaaaaaaaaaagaaaccagtgTCTAGTTTGGCCACTAGAGGGACTGGAAGAACAGACTGAACTGAAACTGGACTGAGGTTTGTTAGAAATGGTACTGCGGTCAGAATAGCGTGACTTGCTTCCCGACTGAAACCCTTCGGCCGTCTTCTTAATCTTCATATCTTAAGAGTCATTATGCCTGCTCGCTCTGTTTCTATTTCAGCTCTCTgattgtctctgtgtgtgtgtgtgtgtgtgtgtgtccctctgCTTTTGAAGACGGGACTAAGGCTGAGCGATACGACCAAAAGGTTTCATAATCATGATACGTGAACTGCCCTcaaaaatctgcagaaaatctctCTTGAATGTCTACAAGAAGCAGGATCTCTTCACAGCTCCGGTTAGAGACTCCCCGGTTCGATCCCGAGCTCGGgtgaagaggtttttttttttttttattattatatacacgtTTTACAACATTCTTTCCATGTACGTTCCTTCCAGGTTTTTCTCCGACCTCCTAAAGAACCCCATACTGATACACAAACTTGACCTTAGGTGTGAGGTTTTAAAGACCAAGTGCAAACTGTTACCAGGAAACAATTAGCTTCCAGTTAGAttgaattgttattttttttgaaaaggaaaCGATATCGCGTGAACGAAGGTACGTTGTGAAATAATTTCTCAGTATATCGATGCATCGCACGTCACATCGCTCAGCCCTAGATCCTGTTacatatgttttatatatttgtttctcggtcatacttttttttttttttttttttccttcctcaatatatatatatatatataatttctctcATTCCTGTGTTTCCTCTCTCGATCTCTCGCTTTGTCTCTCCTCGGCTCTCGTTAACCCTGATCCCGTTTCCCTCTCTGTTTAATGGTGAACTGGAATCTCGACACGATACCCGGCAGAGTAAACAGAAAAGGCGTAATGCTGCAGCGTGAAGAATCGTGACGTATTGGGGAGAATTAAATGTCTGAACTTGACTCGATGTTGGTTAAACCTGCTTGGACTTTCACCTCAGATtcatatttatttgcttgtcAATGAAGGAATTAGTCTGTTTGCACTGAACCCTctttattatgatgatgatgatgatgatttattattttgtttttgtttttttttgtttttttttgtcctgaaaGCACCACTAACGTTTGGTTTGCGTTGTTCTTTCTGACGTTAACGAATAACGATTTTCGGTAGCATTAACGTCCGAGCTCGTCGCCTTTAGGGCTCGATTGCATTGATGTACAGTTTGTTAATTTAACCAGATGAACAATTATATTGTGTATTATTCCTGTTCTTTATCGTATTTTAGATTGTATTATTGCTATTTTTTCTATGCAAGAATCCAGAGGCCTGCGTGACTGGAAGCGTAGCGGCGGCTTTTAGACGAACTCGAGgatgtatttttaaagtcatttcttagttgttgtgtttttttttttttttttggttatgatgatg
This genomic interval from Ictalurus furcatus strain D&B chromosome 2, Billie_1.0, whole genome shotgun sequence contains the following:
- the LOC128603283 gene encoding TBC1 domain family member 10B-like, whose translation is MAEVSALTPSPPAMVDQSVAPPPPPSAPSLPAVSPKPVVLPKSALYGDRAVMAAAALTPLIKETSVPLPHSGEATSSLPENPPSVTAASECARPPDRGDGGFLPTPEPLTQQNLSKEPPGGAAIPEAPPFPAQNPTTHLDLTSNSMSSSHTPPRSPPPLATFDSDPLSDPKSDLPCLVVHDSSVPFVVPPPAQSGPALDTLSYLESASMMSGTLDSLSGIGEDGSSLGSDSELNGPVSRRTDKYGFLGGTQYSEGNVAELSVEVARHREMKWLDMFKNWDKWISRRFPKVKLRCRKGIPSSLRSRAWQLLSNSEELLMANIGKFEELEREPGDPKWLDIIEKDLHRQFPFHEMFAARGGHGQQDLYRILKAYTVYRPDEGYCQAQAPVAAVLLMHMPAEQAFWCLVQICEKYLPGYYSAGLEAIQLDGEIFFSLLRRVCPMAYRHLKKFKIDPILYMTEWFMCIFSRTLPWSCVLRVWDMFFCEGVKIVFRVGLVLLKQMLGSVDKLREVQGMYETMERLRNISPDSIREEMLVHEVTVVPVTEALIERECAIQVKKWRESRGALTHQPGRRLHGTRDIHEQKRRAAAISSGGSLSFLGSSMSSPPPGPLRSSSSLLSLPGFRKSKNPFSYGKKSSFSGETQVFGGGTPIMITSSGPPRPPVSAAAPPAGGAGAQRPSPLVAKPPTAPKSPVSNSGPELTSAPKSEPEPTSAPKSGPEPPSAPKSEPEPTPSPKSEPTPAPKSEPEPTPESAAKPTSEPASVSKSSEEPAPPSIPNQLQPPRVVSEQVTPTIPSPTANNVPLPLCEDEGKKKKKKSKEEKKKEKEEEKLKAREKKERDKAEKEKARKEKERAEKEKEKAEKEKEKAEKKKEKVGKKKDKAASAEAEEKNGAAAAKHAA